From the candidate division WOR-3 bacterium genome, one window contains:
- a CDS encoding sugar-binding protein: MRRLIGLIISLISIMLFAQNAGSTINNVLHIPKLAIQPIIDGELDEELDTPNLPDVGMFVYVDDQVPSDGAADLSGFYIAGWVDGDTPGFYFYGRVIDDSVDTQHQNPWERDSWEIYFDGGNEKAASYDGNDVQWRYVYGEETGNPGPGEFVTTLTSNGWAIELWIPADSLQKNGTPLFSLQEGTIIGWEAQVNDNDGADRENILKWWSNSNDSWQNPSLFGTAKLANDDVKLQIPYIELPPASIDGFDDDWEGVPAITMSVGGERSYPDGGRFDLSSYYRIAWNADGIYFYGKVVDDSIDTQHQNPWERDSWEIYFDGGNEKAASYDGNDVQWRYVYNEETGNPGPGSVSGGTIAWTSTSDGWALELVIPVDSLKKDGNPLFPLQEGQIIGWEAQINENDGGNRQNMLKWWSYSNDSWQNPSLFGTAVLSVLGVAEAPLAVKLSAPALVNSNAKISYTILARSSVNLKLYNLVGQEVKTLVKGVKDAGTQEAELDVSDLANGVYLLKLTAGSSEVAKKITVLK; encoded by the coding sequence ATGAGACGTTTAATAGGATTAATAATAAGTTTAATTAGCATAATGCTTTTTGCTCAAAATGCTGGAAGCACAATTAACAATGTTCTCCACATCCCAAAATTAGCTATTCAGCCAATAATTGATGGAGAGTTAGATGAAGAGTTAGATACACCAAATCTTCCAGATGTTGGGATGTTTGTTTATGTAGATGATCAAGTCCCCTCTGATGGAGCGGCTGATTTATCCGGTTTTTATATTGCAGGTTGGGTCGATGGAGATACCCCTGGATTTTATTTCTATGGAAGAGTTATTGATGACTCAGTAGACACTCAACACCAAAATCCTTGGGAACGTGACTCCTGGGAAATTTACTTTGATGGTGGAAATGAAAAAGCTGCTTCCTATGATGGTAACGATGTCCAGTGGAGATATGTCTATGGAGAAGAGACTGGAAACCCTGGACCTGGTGAGTTTGTAACAACACTAACTTCAAATGGTTGGGCTATTGAACTTTGGATTCCTGCTGATTCCCTACAGAAAAATGGTACTCCGCTATTCTCTCTACAAGAAGGAACAATCATTGGTTGGGAAGCTCAGGTAAATGATAACGATGGAGCAGACCGCGAAAATATTCTAAAATGGTGGTCTAATAGCAATGACTCCTGGCAGAATCCAAGTCTATTTGGAACTGCAAAACTTGCTAATGATGATGTAAAACTTCAGATACCATATATTGAACTTCCTCCTGCAAGTATTGATGGTTTTGATGATGATTGGGAAGGTGTTCCAGCAATAACAATGAGTGTGGGTGGAGAAAGAAGCTATCCAGATGGAGGAAGATTTGACCTTTCTTCATATTATCGTATTGCTTGGAATGCAGACGGTATCTATTTCTATGGAAAAGTTGTTGATGACTCAATAGACACTCAACACCAAAATCCTTGGGAACGTGACTCCTGGGAAATTTACTTTGATGGTGGAAATGAAAAAGCTGCTTCCTATGATGGTAACGATGTCCAATGGAGATATGTCTATAACGAAGAGACTGGAAACCCTGGACCTGGTAGTGTATCAGGTGGGACAATAGCCTGGACATCAACCTCAGACGGTTGGGCTCTTGAATTAGTAATTCCAGTTGATTCACTCAAGAAAGATGGAAATCCCTTATTCCCTCTACAAGAAGGACAAATCATTGGTTGGGAAGCCCAGATAAATGAGAACGATGGTGGAAACCGTCAAAATATGCTAAAATGGTGGTCTTACAGCAACGACTCCTGGCAGAATCCAAGTCTATTTGGAACTGCAGTATTATCAGTTCTGGGTGTTGCCGAAGCTCCTCTTGCTGTAAAACTCTCTGCTCCAGCTCTTGTTAATTCAAATGCGAAAATTTCATACACCATTCTTGCAAGAAGCTCTGTGAACTTGAAGCTTTACAACTTAGTTGGTCAGGAAGTAAAGACCCTTGTTAAGGGTGTAAAGGACG